From Watersipora subatra chromosome 2, tzWatSuba1.1, whole genome shotgun sequence, one genomic window encodes:
- the LOC137387403 gene encoding uncharacterized protein: MKSNMATSFTQTIRTAYSTSMKDFLKQGEDIWRGKNVIHDSQGYLCMYGEEKEYGEEKEYGCMYGPERQQTQKEKYKEQRRSQNPTKRPHPQDNTSDSNAELKIRRKCSACSGRVGVRAEAMRASIDVGNIYETPQTTAL; encoded by the exons atgaaatcgaatatggcaacaagttttacacaaaccattaggacggcatattcaacaagcatgaaagactttttgaag caaggtgaagatatttggagaggtaagaacgtcattcatgacagtcaaggctatttatgtatgtatggcgaagaaaaagagtatggcgaagaaaaagagtatggctgcatgtacggccctgaaagacagcaaacccagaaggaaaagtacaaagaacagcggagg tcacagaatccaacaaagagaccgcatcctcaagacaatacatctgatagtaacgcggag ctcaagataaggaggaagtgcagtgcttgctcaggacgggtaggagtaagagcagaggctatgcgagcttccatagatgtggggaacatctacgaaacgccacaaacgacagcattatag